A DNA window from Drosophila virilis strain 15010-1051.87 chromosome 4, Dvir_AGI_RSII-ME, whole genome shotgun sequence contains the following coding sequences:
- the LOC6627626 gene encoding uncharacterized protein: MFLDAFGAPKDVTPDNLHEYTYDLHGVMLLTSADYEVYIPPRWHGTVYSTEELLDSYRKRFKPDSTLLTFHALEPYEPELICCERCVVEITVLPAGQTLHTGTEIVVFLVKIYEVNTLITKELGTELNFFPSNHHYHVRIMNEGIDILYVDDKIYSGQVISGVSYQHQCVQNLLKKLQPLGVKSLSGQQLPDQLTNMCRKVDAAPKK; this comes from the exons ATGTTTCTCGATGCCTTTGGAGCACCCAAGGATGTGACACCGGATAATCTGCACGAATATACGTATGATCTG CACGGCGTTATGCTGCTGACATCGGCCGATTATGAGGTCTATATACCGCCGCGTTGGCATGGCACCGTCTATAGCACAGAGGAATTGCTGGATAGCTATCGCAAGCGCTTCAAG CCCGATTCCACGCTGTTGACCTTTCACGCCCTGGAACCCTATGAGCCGGAGCTAATCTGTTGCGAGCGCTGTGTGGTGGAGATAACCGTGTTGCCGGCGGGCCAGACCCTGCACACGGGCACCGAGATTGTCgtgtttttggtcaaaatatacGAGGTGAACACACTGATCACTAAGGAGTTGGGCACCGAACTCAATTTCTTTCCAAGCAATCATCACTATCACGTGCGCATCATGAACGAGGGTATTGATATACTCTACGTGGACGACAAAATCTATTCTGGCCAAGTAATCAGCGGCGTCAGCTATCAGCATCAGTGCGTCCAGAATCTGCTAAAGAAGCTGCAGCCGTTGGGCGTGAAGAGCCTCTCCGGCCAACAGCTGCCGGATCAGCTAACCAACATGTGCCGCAAAGTGGATGCCGCCCCCAAAAAATAA
- the NLaz gene encoding apolipoprotein D, translated as MRQSISASFWLLTFVALNGAWAQVPFPGRCPEVKIVDTFDLNAYMGVWYEYAKYPFAFEIGKKCIYARYEIADNSTVSVLNAAINKLTGNPSNVTGTAKIIAPGQLAVTFSKNQQANRANYLVLGTDYESYAVVYSCTSLTPLAHLKIVWILTRDREPTKETIETAYKVLDDNKITQSVLINTVQKNCPELESNGTASAEENIFVSNALPQAIEAA; from the exons ATGCGTCAATCTATCAG tgcCTCATTCTGGCTGCTCACATTTGTGGCCTTAAATGGAGCCTGGGCCCAAGTGCCCTTTCCCGGCCGGTGTCCAGAGGTTAAGATTGTGGACACTTTTGACTTGAATGCG tATATGGGCGTCTGGTATGAGTATGCAAAGTATCCATTTGCCTTTGAAATAGGCAAGAAATGTATTTACGCGCGCTACGAAATCGCCGATAACAGCACAGTATCTGTACTAAATGCGGCCATTAATAAACT CACCGGTAACCCATCGAATGTGACAGGCACGGCCAAGATCATAGCTCCCGGTCAACTGGCCGTGACCTTCTCCAAGAATC AGCAAGCTAATAGGGCCAACTATCTGGTACTGGGCACCGATTACGAATCGTATGCAGTTGTCTATAGCTGCACCAGCCTCACCCCCCTGGCCCATTTGA AAATCGTCTGGATATTGACGCGCGACCGCGAGCCCACAAAGGAGACAATCGAGACGGCCTACAAGGTGCTGGATGACAATAAGATAACCCAATCTGTGCTGATCAATACTGTCCAAAAGAATTGTCCCGAACTGGAGAGCAATGGCACAGCTTCAGCTGAGGAGAACATATTTGTCAGCAATGCATTGCCGCAGGCTATTGAGGCAGCATGA
- the LOC6627624 gene encoding apolipoprotein D, with protein sequence MFNSRIGNFGLLVLLFGSRAMGLEVFDGACPSNMTAVGDLDMQRYMGKWYTYSMYPSLFNKVTKCRSIQFDKLPNGKFTAKMTELHSIKENLVIKKADINTVDSKAGKIILKTLAPAFVGGEEMYVLVTDYDTFAVQFLCIDAESIINLQYAAILTRQRSPSQAIVFLAQQLAQQAGIRIDKMKVVPQNGCPPDT encoded by the exons ATGTTCAACTCACGAATTGGCAA CTTTGGCCTATTGGTGCTCTTATTCGGCAGTCGCGCTATGGGATTGGAGGTATTTGATGGCGCATGTCCGTCAAACATGACAGCCGTTGGTGATTTAGATATGCAGAGATACATGGGCAAGTGGTACACGTACTCAATGTATCCATCCCTTTTTAATAAAGTGACCAAATGTCGATCGATCCAATTTGATAAGTTGCCTAATGGTAAATTTACCGCAAAAATGACGGAGCTACACAGCAT AAAGGAGAATTTGGTCATCAAAAAAGCTGATATTAATACCGTGGATTCAAAGGCTGGTAAAATCATATTGAAAACATTAGCCCCTG CCTTTGTTGGCGGCGAGGAGATGTATGTGCTGGTTACTGACTACGATACATTTGCTGTACAGTTCTTGTGCATTGATGCTGAAAGCATTATTAACTTGC AATATGCTGCCATACTGACACGCCAACGGTCACCATCGCAGGCAATTGTATTCCTTGCTCAACAACTGGCCCAACAAGCTGGTATTCGAATTGATAAAATGAAAGTCGTTCCTCAGAATGGCTGTCCACCCGATACATAA
- the LOC26530990 gene encoding apolipoprotein D, which yields MFNARISVFGILMLLFGSSTKGLQVFRGGCPLNMTAVGEFYMNYYVGKWYTYSMYPSLHKKMNKCRSIKIDKLPNGKYHETMTELHSLKETLIVKKVDIDSVDSKAGKFTLKTSSPAFVGGLDIYVLVTDYDKFAIQFLCINSNDVINFQYAAILTRQRSPSQTVVFEIQQIAQRLGIQIDKLKVVPQNGCPPDA from the exons ATGTTCAACGCACGAATCAGCGT CTTTGGCATATTGATGCTTTTGTTCGGCAGTTCCACTAAGGGATTGCAAGTATTTCGAGGAGGATGTCCATTAAACATGACAGCCGTTGGTGAATTTTATATGAACTACTACGTGGGCAAGTGGTACACGTACTCAATGTATCCATCCCTTcataaaaaaatgaacaaatgtCGATCGATCAAAATTGATAAGTTGCCAAATGGTAAATATCACGAAACAATGACGGAGCTACACAGCTT AAAGGAGACTTTGATAGTAAAAAAAGTGGATATTGATTCCGTGGATTCAAAGGCTGGTAAATTCACATTAAAAACATCTTCCCCTG CCTTTGTTGGTGGCCTGGACATATATGTGCTGGTCACTGACTATGATAAATTTGCTATACAGTTCTTGTGCATTAATTCCAATGACGTTATTAACTTTC AATATGCTGCCATACTGACACGCCAACGGTCACCATCGCAGACTGTTGTATTCGAGATTCAACAAATCGCCCAACGACTTGGCATACAAATTGATAAACTCAAAGTCGTTCCTCAGAATGGCTGCCCACCCGATGCATAA
- the LOC6627623 gene encoding pseudouridine-5'-phosphatase, producing MSTTTRKCFHKVTHVIFDNDGTLMDTENMYTDVVQEVLTPYGHTYTYELKMRCMGKLAPVAAELMINEFNLPLTVPEYMAKFEAEVARRISNVALMPGVRELLLHLFEFRVPMAIATSSFRKTFSLKARPHCELMPAFHHIVCGDDPELKAGKPAPDIFLLAASRFKPTPRPECCLVFEDSPAGLQAGLAAGMQVIMIPDPRVPAEATKDATLVLRSMAEFQPELFGLPEFDNISKFTFG from the exons ATGTCAACAACTACGCGCAAGTGCTTTCACAAAGTGACGCATGTCATCTTTGACAACGATGGCACTCTAATGG ATACGGAAAATATGTACACGGATGTGGTGCAAGAAGTGCTCACGCCCTATGGCCATACCTACACATACGAGCTGAAAATGCGCTGCATGGGCAAGCTAGCGCCTGTGGCAGCCGAGCTGATGATCAATGAGTTCAATTTGCCGCTAACTGTGCCTGAGTACATGGCCAAGTTTGAAGCCGAGGTCGCTCGCCGGATATCAAATGTGGCCCTCATGCCGGGCGTGAGAgaactgctgctgcatctgTTCGAATTTCGTGTTCCAATGGCAATTGCCACCTCTTCCTTTCGCAAAACATTTAGTCTGAAGGCTCGGCCTCATTGCGAGCTGATGCCCGCCTTTCATCACATCGTCTGCGGTGATGATCCGGAGCTGAAGGCCGGCAAGCCTGCGCCGGATATCTTTCTGCTGGCAGCATCGCGCTTCAAGCCAACGCCACGGCCCGAGTGCTGTCTGGTGTTCGAGGACTCGCCAGCTGGCTTGCAGGCGGGCTTAGCGGCGGGCATGCAGGTGATTATGATACCCGATCCGCGAGTTCCGGCCGAAGCCACCAAGGATGCCACACTAGTGCTGCGTTCCATGGCCGAGTTCCAACCGGAGCTCTTTGGCCTGCCAGAGTTTGACAATATCTCGAAATTTACATTTGGATAG